One genomic segment of Belonocnema kinseyi isolate 2016_QV_RU_SX_M_011 chromosome 2, B_treatae_v1, whole genome shotgun sequence includes these proteins:
- the LOC117182923 gene encoding esterase FE4-like, which produces MAVKDGTMRVPYSKRSKNMDNEDCLFLNVYTPLKKMLPVMVYIHEGAYLYGSSSSLEFGPEYLLDSDVVLVTMDCRLGLLGFLSTGNGEAPGNFGLKDQVLALLWVQENIPNFGGNPQKVTLFGLSSQSNCVHFHTLSDASNGLFHQYIMQGGDAISYRSFQERREYSKFSKAVGERFGCPFNNSRLLVNYLRNDKATRLYDSISVFNKTWQLLEMMCTPTNEPNIDGVFITDTPFNLLRGKSRKDYPFINGMTKDEELYF; this is translated from the exons ATGGCGGTTAAAGATGGTACGATGCGTGTACCATATTCTAAAAGATCAAAAAACATGGATAACGAGGATTGTCTTTTTCTCAATGTTTATACACCATTG AAAAAAATGCTTCCTGTAATGGTGTATATTCACGAAGGGGCATATCTTTATGGAAGTAGTAGTTCTCTTGAGTTCGGTCCAGAATATCTGCTCGACAGTGATGTGGTTCTAGTAACCATGGATTGCAGGTTAGGTTTATTGGGATTTCTAAGCACCGGGAATGGCGAAGCTCCTGGAAATTTCGGATTGAAGGATCAAGTTCTTGCACTTCTCTGGGTTCAAGAAAACATTCCGAATTTTGGCGGAAATCCACAAAAGGTCACTCTTTTTGGTCTAAGCTCTCAATCTAACTGTGTTCACTTTCATACTCTCTCAGATGCTTCTAATG GCCTATTTCATCAATACATCATGCAAGGTGGAGATGCAATCAGTTATAGATCCTTCCAAGAAAGGagagaatattctaaattttcgaaGGCAGTTGGAGAACGGTTCGGTTGTCCCTTCAACAATTCTCGATTGTTGGTCAATTATTTGAGAAATGATAAAGCCACACGCTTATACGATTCGATTTCCGTATTCAACAAAACATGGCAACTTTTAGAAATGATGTGTACACCCACTAATGAACCGAATATTGATGGCGTCTTTATTACAGATACGCCTTTTAATTTGCTGAGGGGAAAAAGTAGAAAAGATTATCCTTTTATTAACGGAATGACAAAAGATGAAGAACTTTACTTCTAG